One Primulina huaijiensis isolate GDHJ02 chromosome 5, ASM1229523v2, whole genome shotgun sequence DNA segment encodes these proteins:
- the LOC140976417 gene encoding plant intracellular Ras-group-related LRR protein 4-like: MGPPTTTVDDVVEEITRIHRSLPARPAIEEVEAARTLIQNVEREDQLRLEGIAKQIKGKDVPQELFDILLEMQRNMVHFQSKDIKREALKLLDLEGVHLVFGDLIQRATKCLPMSSGSQSRDLSDVSLATTSSFSTNSLNSPLTTVTSPSSSSFYNEKESAKASEVLFAKDDSYLKKPIPAFHVSGSEGIVSRNRAVDVLNVPQHVDSTLKQGQEGEKLSLIKLASFIQVSAKKGTREIILRGKLSDQVEWLPDSIGKLSNLITLDLSENRIAGLPESIGGLSSLKTLDLHGNRISELPESIGDLLSLINLDLRGNQLKSLPLTITXTTMASLSSLRELNASFNELEYVPESLCLATTLVRLNISNNFADLQSLPRSIGNLEMLEELDLSNNQIRVLPDSFRMLSQLRVLKVEGNPLLEPPRKVIEEGAQAVVQYMANLYAQKDVKSQPTKQKKLWAQFCFFSTSNKRKRDGVGYAKA, translated from the exons ATGGGCCCGCCCACGACAACAGTAGACGACGTGGTGGAAGAGATAACGAGAATCCATAGATCATTACCGGCCCGGCCCGCAATAGAAGAGGTTGAAGCAGCTAGAACTTTGATTCAGAATGTGGAGAGGGAAGATCAGTTGAGATTGGAGGGTATTGCGAAGCAAATCAAAGGAAAAGACGTCCCACAAGAATTGTTCGATATCTTGCTGGAGATGCAACGAAATATGGTCCATTTCCAGAGCAAGGACATTAAGAGGGAGGCTCTGAAACTGTTGGATCTGGAGGGCGTACACTTAGTTTTTGGTGATTTGATTCAGAGAGCTACCAAATGCTTGCCTATGAGTTCAGGTTCTCAATCGAGAGATTTGAGCGATGTGTCCTTGGCTACCACTTCTTCTTTCTCCACCAACAGTTTGAATTCTCCATTGACAACGGTCACTTCACCGTCTTCTTCAAGTTTCTATAATGAGAAGGAGAGCGCGAAGGCTTCGGAGGTGTTGTTTGCTAAAGATGATAGTTATTTGAAGAAGCCGATCCCGGCCTTTCATGTAAGTGGAAGTGAGGGAATTGTGTCCAGGAATCGAGCTGTAGATGTATTGAATGTGCCACAACATGTAGATTCCACTCTGAAACAAG GGCAAGAGGGGGAAAAACTCAGTCTTATAAAGTTAGCAAGTTTTATTCAAGTGTCGGCAAAGAAAGGAACTAGAGAGATTATTTTGCGGGGAAAATTATCGGATCAAGTAGAGTGGCTTCCTGATTCGATAGGAAAGCTTTCGAATTTGATCACATTGGATTTATCGGAAAATAGGATTGCAGGGTTGCCTGAATCTATAGGGGGGCTATCCTCGTTAAAAACGCTGGATTTACATGGAAATAGAATCAGTGAACTACCCGAATCCATCGGGGATTTGCTTTCCCTTATTAATCTTGATTTGAGAGGAAACCAGTTAAAATCACTGCCTTTGACAATTACCAGNACGACTATGGCCTCCTTGTCGAGCTTAAGAGAGCTCAATGCTAGTTTCAACGAGCTTGAATATGTCCCTGAGAGCTTATGCCTTGCTACAACTCTCGTAAGGTTGAACATAAGCAACAACTTTGCCGATTTGCAATCTCTGCCAAGATCCATTGGAAACCTTGAAATGCTAGAGGAGTTGGACCTGAGCAATAACCAAATAAGAGTCCTTCCGGACTCATTTAGAATGCTATCTCAGCTTCGCGTCTTGAAAGTTGAGGGAAATCCTCTGTTGGAGCCGCCTAGAAAAGTAATTGAAGAAGGAGCTCAG GCTGTTGTTCAGTACATGGCTAACCTTTATGCACAGAAGGATGTCAAGTCGCAGCCAACCAAGCAAAAGAAATTATGGGCTCAGTTTTGCTTCTTTTCAACATCTAACAAACGTAAGCGCGATGGTGTGGGCTATGCTAAAGCGTAA